One stretch of Bacillus thermozeamaize DNA includes these proteins:
- a CDS encoding potassium uptake system protein: MMKKQFVVIGLGRFGSSVAKTLSKMDYEVLAIDRDEERVQEHAGIVTHVVQADATDENALKSLGIRNFDVVVIAIGEDIQSSIMATLIVKEMGVPTVVVKARNELHGKVLQKIGANKVIFPERDMGIRVAHNLISPNILDFIEFAEDYSIVDISVSPAMVGKSLAELNIRARYGCNIIAIKNGKNINIAPRAEDRLREGDIMVVIGHNDDLQELEENT, from the coding sequence CTGATGAAAAAGCAATTTGTGGTGATCGGTTTGGGACGTTTTGGCAGCAGCGTGGCCAAGACGTTGTCCAAGATGGATTATGAAGTGCTGGCGATTGACAGGGATGAGGAACGGGTGCAGGAGCATGCGGGCATCGTGACGCACGTCGTTCAGGCAGACGCCACGGATGAGAACGCGTTAAAGTCGCTGGGCATTCGCAACTTTGACGTCGTGGTCATCGCGATTGGCGAGGATATCCAGTCCAGCATCATGGCGACCCTGATCGTCAAGGAAATGGGGGTGCCGACCGTTGTCGTCAAGGCGCGAAATGAGCTGCACGGGAAAGTGCTTCAGAAAATCGGCGCCAACAAGGTCATCTTCCCCGAAAGGGATATGGGCATCCGGGTGGCGCACAACCTGATCTCGCCCAACATCCTTGATTTCATCGAATTTGCCGAGGATTACAGCATCGTGGATATTTCCGTTTCTCCGGCCATGGTTGGAAAAAGCCTGGCCGAACTGAACATTCGCGCCCGTTATGGTTGTAACATCATCGCCATTAAGAACGGCAAAAACATCAATATTGCGCCGCGGGCGGAGGATCGGCTGCGCGAGGGGGATATCATGGTGGTGATCGGACACAATGATGACTTGCAGGAGCTGGAGGAGAACACCTGA
- a CDS encoding small acid-soluble spore protein SspI has translation MNLDLRQAIMRNVHGKSVEELREIIQDAVGQEEKVLPGLGVLFEIIWQHSPTEEQNEMIATLHQHV, from the coding sequence GTGAATCTCGACTTGCGACAAGCCATCATGCGCAACGTCCATGGAAAGTCTGTCGAAGAATTGCGCGAAATCATCCAAGATGCAGTGGGCCAGGAAGAAAAAGTGCTCCCCGGCCTGGGCGTGTTGTTTGAAATCATCTGGCAGCACAGCCCGACAGAAGAGCAAAACGAGATGATTGCCACACTGCATCAACATGTGTGA
- a CDS encoding peptidase M28, translated as MADQQRLKMFKDLTEAPGAPGFEGRVRQIMADYLKPLCDGLETDRLGSIVGKKIGDPNGPKILLAGHMDEVAFMVTQITEEGFLRFQTLGGWWEQVMLAQRVKVYTRHGEAIIGVIGSKPPHILPAEERKKPVKKEEMFIDIGASSKEEAESFGVRPGDMVIPVTPFTVMKNPKLLLAKAWDNRIGCAMAIEVLRRLQAESHPNIVYSGATVQEEVGLRGAQTLANAIQPDVAFALDVGIAGDTPGIKPQEAQSKLGKGPQILLYDASMIPHLGLRNLVLETAEELNIPFQYDAMAGGGTDAGRFHLQGIGVPTMVISIPTRYIHSHVSILHEDDFEHGVQLLVALIKKLDRATVEKLHRG; from the coding sequence GTGGCCGATCAACAGCGCTTAAAGATGTTTAAAGACCTGACGGAGGCGCCAGGTGCTCCAGGTTTTGAGGGGCGCGTGCGGCAAATCATGGCTGATTACCTGAAACCGCTGTGCGATGGCCTTGAGACGGATCGCCTGGGCAGTATCGTGGGCAAGAAGATTGGCGATCCCAATGGCCCAAAGATCCTGCTGGCGGGGCATATGGATGAAGTGGCTTTTATGGTGACGCAGATTACGGAAGAAGGATTTCTTCGCTTCCAAACGTTGGGCGGTTGGTGGGAGCAGGTCATGCTGGCCCAGCGCGTCAAGGTGTATACACGCCACGGCGAGGCGATCATCGGTGTCATCGGTTCAAAACCGCCGCACATTTTGCCTGCCGAAGAGCGCAAAAAGCCGGTCAAAAAAGAGGAGATGTTTATCGACATCGGGGCCTCCAGCAAGGAGGAGGCGGAAAGTTTCGGGGTACGGCCGGGAGATATGGTCATCCCGGTGACCCCGTTTACTGTGATGAAAAATCCTAAGCTGCTTCTCGCCAAGGCTTGGGACAACCGGATTGGCTGTGCAATGGCCATTGAGGTTCTAAGGCGGTTGCAGGCGGAATCCCACCCGAACATCGTCTATTCCGGCGCGACGGTTCAGGAGGAGGTGGGCCTGCGCGGGGCACAAACCTTGGCCAACGCCATCCAGCCGGATGTGGCCTTTGCGCTGGACGTGGGAATTGCCGGTGACACCCCGGGGATCAAACCGCAAGAGGCGCAAAGCAAATTGGGCAAGGGGCCACAAATTTTGCTATATGACGCCTCGATGATCCCCCATCTCGGATTGCGCAATTTGGTGCTTGAGACCGCGGAGGAGCTGAACATACCGTTCCAGTATGACGCCATGGCCGGAGGAGGCACGGATGCGGGACGTTTTCACCTGCAGGGGATCGGCGTCCCGACGATGGTGATCAGCATTCCCACGCGGTATATTCACAGCCATGTTTCCATTTTGCATGAGGATGATTTTGAGCATGGCGTCCAGCTGCTGGTTGCCCTGATCAAGAAATTGGATCGGGCGACGGTAGAAAAGTTGCATCGCGGATGA